In Primulina eburnea isolate SZY01 chromosome 5, ASM2296580v1, whole genome shotgun sequence, a single window of DNA contains:
- the LOC140831428 gene encoding uncharacterized protein, which translates to MATRGNKGKGKEVAQEFGAQNIGGNDRVPRGRRGHPAAEIAAKADAEVEQLVHRVDEMELAVARFQNMHPAKFFGNEGSDRAEGWFKHMFNIVHYDADRRLTMVVLQLRDRAQRWWEATTNVLQQTGSQISWEVFRTKFLQEYAPPSYYSARESEFHRLVQGNMSVEEYARQLSALLTYVPHVAVSEKGKISKFLEGLDYQIHAMVMAGSPATYAEAVDSGHFARVCPNRAQGQMQPQQLPYARASFPGGSSQRPFSPAPSYQQSSYPQVRGGVIEGTCIIYDHIARVLFDTGASNSFIASDYVDEYELWTTPFHETVSVSTPAGRFIPSGQIVLDCVLHFDDSIMITNLIVLPMHDFDCIIGMDTLSSYRATVDCFRGVVRFRPYYGSKWNFYGRGSQAKIPLVSAMEMFRLLSLGNEGYMVYAVDATKKEPKLSDIPVAKEFPDVFPEEIPGFTPQREIDFTIDLMPITAPISRAPYRMAPAELKELKEQLQDLLDKGYIRPSMSPWGAPVLFVKKKDGSMRMCIDYRQLNRVTV; encoded by the exons ATGGCAACTAGAGGAAATAAAGGGAAAGGAAAAGAAGTGGCTCAGGAGTTTGGGGCACAGAATATCGGAGGAAATGACAGAGTTCCTCGAGGTAGGCGTGGGCATCCTGCTGCAGAGATAGCCGCTAAAGCTGATGCAGAGGTAGAACAGTTAGTGCACCGAGTTGATGAAATGGAATTGGCTGTAGCTCGATTTCAGAATATGCATCCTGCGAAATTCTTTGGAAATGAAGGCAGTGATCGAGCAGAAGGATGGTTCAAACACATGTTCAACATAGTACATTATGATGCTGATAGAAGGTTAACTATGGTAGTCCTCCAACTACGGGATCGTGCACAGCGTTGGTGGGAGGCTACTACAAATGTACTGCAGCAAACAGGTAGTCAGATTTCTTGGGAGGTGTTTCGTACTAAATTTCTCCAAGAATATGCTCCACCATCCTACTATTCAGCTAGAGAATCGGAATTTCATCGACTCGTTCAGGGCAATATGTCTGTTGAAGAATATGCTCGACAACTTTCTGCTCTTCTCACTTATGTACCACATGTGGCCGTGAGTGAAAAAgggaaaatttcaaaatttttggaagGACTGGACTACCAAATACATGCTATGGTTATGGCTGGGTCGCCTGCAACTTATGCCGAAGCTGttgat TCAGGgcattttgccagagtttgtccgaACCGTGCACAGGGACAGATGCAACCACAGCAGTTGCCTTATGCCAGAGCTAGTTTTCCAGGTGGCTCATCTCAGCGACCATTTTCTCCTGCACCATCCTACCAGCAGTCTAGTTACCCACAGGTCAGGG GTGGGGTGATCGAAGGTACTTGCATTATTTACGATCATATTGCACGAGTTTTATTTGATACTGGAGCATCTAATTCATTCATTGCATCCGATTATGTTGATGAATATGAACTCTGGACTACACCATTTCATGAAACTGTATCTGTGTCTACGCCAGCTGGTCGATTTATTCCATCTGGGCAAATTGTGTTAGACTGTGTGTTGCATTTCGATGATAGCATTATGATCACAAACTTGATTGTATTACCGatgcatgattttgattgtatcattGGTATGGACACACTGTCTAGTTAtcgagccactgtagattgttttcgTGGTGTAGTACGATTTAGGCCATACTATGGTAGcaaatggaatttttatggtcgAGGATCACAGGCTAAGATACCGTTAGTCTCAGCGATGGAAATGTTTAGATTATTATCTTTAGGCAATGAGGGATATATGGTTTATGCTGTGGATGCTACCAAGAAAGAACCGAAATTATCTGATATCCCAGTAGCGAAAGAATTTCCCGATGTCTTTCCTGAAGAAATACCAGGCTTTACACCGCAGAGAGAAATTGATTTTACCATCGACTTGATGCCGATTACTGCGCCGATATCTAGAGCGCCGTACAGAATGGCTCCTgcagaactaaaagaattgaaagagcaGTTACAGGATTTACTCGATAAAGGTTATATACGCCCTAGTATGTCACCCTGGGGAGCACCTGTACTgttcgtaaagaagaaagatggttccatGAGAATGTGCATCGATTATAGGCAGCTCAATCGAGTTACTGTTTAA